In Carya illinoinensis cultivar Pawnee chromosome 16, C.illinoinensisPawnee_v1, whole genome shotgun sequence, a single window of DNA contains:
- the LOC122298482 gene encoding nudix hydrolase 18, mitochondrial-like — translation MGLFLSKTCADLLLHPVFSPKRFPFVSLQLENSVSRTGRHSQRYDSKGYRQVVGCIPYRYRETSCQSSSIENLEVLVVSSQKGQGMMFPKGGWETDETVEDAAMRETHEEAGVVGKVENCLGNWQYKSKRQSIMHEVYMFSLLVNKQLDRWPEKNLRERRWMTVAEAREVCQHGWMKEALDVLVGQQLQPQRKEETEEKSRA, via the exons ATGGGTCTCTTTCTATCTAAAACTTGTGCAGATCTTCTTTTGCATCCCGTCTTCTCTCCCAAGAGATTTCCTTTCGTTTCTTTGCAGTTGGAAAACTCGGTCTCCCGCACCGGGAGGCATTCCCAGCGCTACGATAGTAAAGGCTACCGCCAAGTTGTTGG ATGCATTCCGTATAGATACAGAGAAACCAGCTGCCAATCTTCCTCCATTGAAAATTTAGAGGTTCTTGTGGTCAGTTCACAGAAGGGGCAGGGAATGATGTTCCCAAAG GGAGGTTGGGAAACGGATGAGACTGTGGAAGATGCGGCCATGCGAGAAACGCATGAGGAAGCTGGTGTTGTTGGCAAAGTCGAA AATTGTTTGGGGAATTGGCAGTATAAGAGCAAGAGACAAAGCATAATGCATGAGGTCTACATGTTCTCTTTGCTTGTCAACAAGCAGCTAGACCGGTGGCCAGAGAAAAACCTTAGGGAACGAAGATGG ATGACAGTAGCAGAAGCTAGGGAAGTATGTCAACATGGGTGGATGAAGGAAGCTTTGGATGTGTTAGTTGGTCAACAATTGCAACCTCAGCGGAAAGAGGAAACTGAGGAGAAATCTCGTGCATAG